From Hypanus sabinus isolate sHypSab1 chromosome 32, sHypSab1.hap1, whole genome shotgun sequence, the proteins below share one genomic window:
- the LOC132384395 gene encoding zinc finger protein 497-like codes for MKSFRCSDCGKSFRRSNDLLTHQHVHSGERPFVCPQCGKGFTHPTYLVNHRRLHTGERPFACSACGKAFAQSSALLRHQWVHSGERPFSCPDCGRGFTDPSHLLDHRRIHSGERPFSCTVCGKGFALSSSFLRHQSTHAEDRPYRCALCSRGFTCTSSLVTHQRVHTGERPFACPDCGKGFARSSHLQTHRRTHTAERPFACSECGKGFTLPANLLRHRRVHTGERPFACSVCGKCFAQSSNLLRHQRVHSGERPFSCPVCGKGFAQSSHVLRHQRVHAGAEGL; via the coding sequence ATGAAGTCGTTCCGCTGTTCGGACTGCGGCAAGAGCTTCAGGCGCTCCAACGACCTGCTGACGCACCAGCACGTCCACAGCGGCGAGCGGCCGTTCGTCTGCCCGCAGTGCGGGAAGGGCTTCACCCACCCCACCTACCTGGTGAACCACCGGCGGCTGCACACCGGCGAGCGGCCCTTCGCCTGCTCCGCCTGCGGCAAAGCCTTCGCCCAGTCCTCCGCCCTGCTCCGGCACCAGTGGGTGCACAGCGGCGAGCGGCCTTTCAGCTGCCCCGACTGCGGGCGGGGCTTCACCGACCCCTCGCACCTGCTGGACCACCGGCGCATCCACAGCGGCGAGCGGCCCTTCTCCTGCACCGTCTGCGGCAAGGGCTTCGCGCTCTCCTCGTCCTTCCTGCGGCACCAGTCCACCCACGCCGAGGACAGGCCGTACCGCTGCGCCCTCTGCAGCCGCGGCTTCACCTGCACCTCCAGCCTGGTCACGCACCAGCGGGTGCATACCGGCGAGCGGCCGTTCGCCTGCCCCGACTGCGGCAAGGGCTTCGCCCGCTCCTCGCACCTGCAAACGCACCGGCGCACCCACACGGCCGAGCGGCCCTTCGCCTGCTCCGAGTGCGGCAAGGGCTTCACCCTGCCGGCCAACCTGCTGCGGCACCGGCGGGTCCACACCGGCGAGCGGCCCTTCGCCTGCTCCGTCTGCGGCAAGTGCTTCGCCCAGTCCTCCAACCTGCTCCGGCACCAGCGGGTCCACAGCGGCGAGCGGCCTTTCAGCTGCCCGGTCTGCGGCAAGGGGTTCGCCCAGTCCTCACACGTGCTCAGGCACCAGCGGGTCCATGCCGGCGCTGAAGGTCTCTAG